The proteins below come from a single Malus sylvestris chromosome 3, drMalSylv7.2, whole genome shotgun sequence genomic window:
- the LOC126617423 gene encoding 3-ketoacyl-CoA synthase 5-like codes for MPPILQDFSNSVKLKYVKLGYQYLVDYACFKPPVTCRVPFSTFMEHSCLNLSDNPKSVEFQMRILERSGLGDETCLPPAIHYIPPNPTMEAARGEAELVKKTGLKPKDIDILIVNCSLFSPTPLLSAMVINKYKLRSNIKSLKLSSMGCSAGLISIDLARDLLQVHPNSHAVVVSTEIITPNYYQGNERAMLLPNCLFRMGGAALLLSNRGSEHRRTKYRLVHVVRTHKGADDKVYRCVFEEDDKDDLVSVVV; via the coding sequence ATGCCTCCAATCTTGCAGGACTTCTCCAACTCCGTCAAGCTCAAGTATGTCAAGCTCGGCTACCAGTACCTCGTCGACTACGCCTGTTTCAAGCCTCCGGTCACCTGCCGCGTCCCCTTCTCCACCTTCATGGAGCACTCCTGCCTCAACCTCAGCGACAACCCCAAGAGCGTCGAATTCCAGATGAGGATCCTCGAGCGCTCGGGCCTCGGGGATGAGACCTGCCTCCCTCCGGCGATTCACTACATTCCGCCCAACCCCACCATGGAGGCCGCTAGGGGCGAGGCAGAGCTCGTCAAGAAGACTGGGCTCAAGCCCAAAGACATCGATATTCTCATTGTTAACTGTAGCCTCTTCTCGCCGACGCCGTTGCTCTCGGCGATGGTGATCAACAAGTACAAGCTCCGAAGCAACATCAAGAGCTTAAAACTCTCCAGCATGGGCTGCAGCGCCGGCCTCATTTCGATCGATTTGGCGCGCGACCTCCTCCAGGTGCATCCCAACTCCCACGCTGTGGTCGTCAGCACCGAGATCATCACCCCAAACTATTACCAAGGCAACGAGAGGGCGATGCTCCTCCCAAACTGCCTCTTCCGGATGGGCGGCGCCGCCTTGCTTTTATCAAACAGGGGGTCCGAGCACCGCCGCACAAAATACCGATTGGTCCACGTAGTAAGGACACACAAGGGAGCCGATGACAAGGTGTATAGGTGCGTGTTCGAAGAAGATGACAAAGATGATCTTGTATCTGTAGTTGTATAA